ACCGGACGGTCGATCGGGGCGGGGCCGGGCCCGCCGTCCTGGCCGTCCACGGGAGCGGCGGCACCCACCGGGTCTGGACGCCGCAGTCGACGCTGGCCGACGAGTATCCGATCACCGCGCTCGACCTCAGCGGCCACGGCGAGAGCGACGACGTCGCCGCGGAGCCGGGCTACGAGACGCTCTCGGCGTACGTCGACGACGCGGTCGCCGTCGCCGAGGCCGTCGACGCCGACGTCATCCTCGGCAACTCCCTCGGCGGCGCCGTGGCGCTCCAGGCCGCCTTAGAGCGGGAGGTCGACCTCGACGGACTGCTCCTCACCGGGACCGGCGCGCGGCTCCCCGTCCTCGACGACGTGCTCCAGTGGGTCAAAGACGACTTCGACCGCGTGGTCGAGTTCTTCCACGAGCCCGATCACCTGTTTCACGACGCCAACGAGCGGACGCTCGAGCTCTCCCGGCGCGCCCTCCGCCAGACGGGGCGGGCCACGATGGAGCGGGACCTCCTGACCGCCCACGACTTCGACGTCCGCGACCGGCTGGGCGAGATCGCCGTTCCCGCGCTCGCCGCCGTCGGCGAATACGATCGCCTCACGCCGCCGCACTACCACGAGCGGCTCCGCAAGGACATCCCCGACTGCGAACTGCGGATCCTCGACGACGCGGCCCACCTCGCGATGCTGGAGCGACCGGACGCCTTCAACGACGCCGTCGCCGACTTTCTCGACCGACGCGTGGGAGACTAATCCGCCCGGCCGCGGCGATCGGAGCGTCGCAACGGCCCAAATCGGCACGCCTTTGCGCCCGCGCTCGAAGCCCGGAACCGTGCAGCCAGTCGAGACGTCCGACCCCGACGGGGTCGACTACGGGTGGGTGATGCAGACGACGTTCGTGCTCACCATCGTCGTGGGCGCGCCCGTGGTCGCCCTGCTCTCGCTTCGGACGCCGCTTCCGACCTGGGGCGCCCGCGTCGAGTTCGCGATCCGCGTCGGCGCCGTCGTCTGGATCGTCGTCGCGCTCGCGGTGTACGCGTACGCCCGCCGCTTCGACGCCGGCGACGGCGGCCGGGACCCCGACGAGATCGACGGCGACGAGGGCTCGTAGGGGCCACGGTCCGCCGCCGTCGGAAGGTCTTTCACCCGAGTCGTCCACGCTCAGGTATGATCGACGAGACCATCGCCGAGATCCGGGAGATGCAGACGCACAGTTCGTCGGTCGTCGCCGTCAAGGCGACCCAGGCGCTCTCGGAGCTCGCCGCCCGCGATCACGCGACCGTCGAGGAGTTCGAGCGCGACCTCGAACGGAACGCGAGCGCGCTCAAGCGGGCGAACCCCTCGCACGCCTCCCTGTTCAACGCGATGGAGACGGTGCTCGTGAACGTGGTCGACCGGAAAGACACCGTCGACGAGGCCAAGGAACTCCTCGACGAGGTCATCGACCGCGTCGTCGAGGACGTCCGCGAGGGGAAGTCCCGCGCGGCGCAGAAGGCGGTCTCCACCTTCGAGGACGGCGAGACGTTCCTCACTCACGACTACTCCTCGACCGTGCTGGAGGCCGTCGAGACGGCGGCCGGGGAGGGCCGCGACCTCACCGCCTACGTCACGGAGGCCCGCCCGCGGTTCCTCGGCCGCAAGACCGCCCGGCGGCTCGCGGCGGTGGACGGCATCGAACCGCACCTGCTCGTCGACGGCGCGGCCGGGTCGTTCCTCGGCGAGTGCGACCGCGTGATCGTGGGGATGGACTGCATCGTCCAGGACACCCTCTACAACCGCGTCGGCACGTATCCGATCGTCGCGACCGCGAACCACCTGGGCGTGCCGGTCACGGTCGTCGGCTCGGCGGCGAAGATCGTCGACGACGGCTTCGTCTTCGAGAACGAGTACCGATCGCCCGCGGAGGTCTCTCTGGAGCCGATCGAGGACGTCCTGATCGAGAACCCCGCCTACGACGCGACGCCGACGGACCTGATCGATCAGGTGATCACCGACAACGGCGTCCGCGAGCCCTGATCACTCGCCGACGACGGACCGCCGGAAGAAGTCGGCGAACCGCTCCCGCAGGGTCGCGCCGTCGCCCAGTCGAAGGTAGTACGCGTCGCCGCCGTCCTCGTAGTAGCCGGTGATCCGCCGCTGGATCTCGAAGCCGAGGTGCTCGTAGAAGGAGAGCGCGTCCTCGTTCGTCGCTCGCGCGTGACAGGAGATCGAATCGTGATCCTGGAGCGCGGCGGCGACGAGGCGCTTGCCGTAGCCCTCGCCGCGGCGCTCGGGCGCGACCGCGAGAAAGAGGATGTAGCCGTCGCGGCGGACCGACGCGAAGCCGACGAGGTCGTCCTCCTCGAAGAGCAGGTGGTCTTCCGCGCGCCGGTAGGCGTCGACGAAGAACGTCCGCCGCTGTTTGAGGACCCCCTCGCGCTCCCGGATCCGCTCTTTGAGGTCCCAGGCGGCCTCCGCGTACTCCGCGGATCCGGGTGCGTCCACCCTCGTCTCGACGTTGACGCTCACACTCCCGTATAGACCCACGACCGATATAATTCCACCGTCGGTTCGGAATCCTGCCGGAGCGTCGCCCCCGAGAGAGCCGATCAGAACGCGACCACGAGCGCGAGCGCGACGAGGACCGAGCCGGTCAGGAGGACCTGCGCGACCGTCGACGCGAGCACGCCCACCGTCGAGTAGAGCGCGATCCGGAGGCTCGCATCGGCGTCGGCGTGCTGGGCGAACTCGACCGCGAACACGGTCGCCGCGAGGCCGAACACGAAGCCGACGGGGCCGGCCACGAACAGGAGCACGACGCCGACGACGACCGCGGCCGCTGTCGTCGCGAGCGAGGCCCCGCCGGCCCGGGCGGCGATGGCGCCGCCGAAGTAGTCGACCGCCATCGTCAGGAGCCCGACGGCGACGAGGGCAATAACGACGGGGAGCGAGGGGTCCGCGTACCCCGTCGACCACCAGTACAGCGCCACCGCCGCGACGGAGAGCGCCCCGCCGGGCAAGAGCGGGAGCGCGGCGCCGACGACCGCGAACGCGGCGAGGCCGAGCGCGAGCCACGCGAAGAGGTCCATATCCGGGAGTCGTCGCCGGCGGAAATGAAGCCGGCGGCTCGGCGGCGTCCCCGTCGACGCCTACTCCTCGAACCGCGCTCGCTCTCGGCGGACGACATCGCGGCCGGCGCCGTAGCGGTCGACGAGCGTCCCGCACGCCGAGCCGAACGCGCGCATACACTGCCGCGTCGAGACGAAGCCCAGTTCGTCGGCGACGTCGCCCCAGGGACGGGTCTGCAGGACCTTGCGCACGAGCAGTCGCTCCTCGCGCGGCGTCAGTCCCACCTCCTCGCCACCGGAGTCTCCGCCCGCGGGCGCGCCGACGAGCGCCGCGAACGCCAGCCGTCGGAACGCGTCCGGCGCCGTCGCGTACTGGCCGGGCCCCGCGGCGGCGCCGACGACGACGCGCCACTCCCGATCGGAGAGCGTCGGCGGCTCCTCGGGCGGCGGACACGACGCCAGGGCGGCGCGGACCACGTCCGGGTCGGCGTCGCGGAGCTGGTCTGCGAGGATTCCCGGCGCGCGCCCGCGGAACCACCGCGCGTGTCGGTCCCGGAGCTTCCGTCCCGCCTCCGAGAGCGGATCGAGCATCAGCGCGGAGTACTCGCCGCTGGACTCGTTGCGCGTCGTCGAGAGGTGAACCGTCTCGAAGCCGTTGCGTTCCCAAAAGGAGCACAGTTCGGGCGTCGCGCCGTATCCCACCCCGAGGTAGTCGGCGGCGCCGTCGAACTCCGCGCGGATCTCGTCGAGGAGCCGCGACCCGAGCCCGCGGGATCGGGCGGCGTGATGGGTCGCGATCCGGACGACGCGGTAGCCGACCGGGACGCCTGCCGCCTCGTCCCGAAGCTGGCTCGTGAACACGTCAGGCAGCATATTCCCCCGGACCCGCTCGCCCTCGTACATCGCGCTCCGCGTCTCCGCGTCGAGCCCGCCCTCGCGCGCGAGCAGCGCGACGCTCACGACGTGGCCGTCGTATTCCAGCGCCCGCACGCGGAGGTTCGGCGCGTCGAGCAGCCGCGCGA
This is a stretch of genomic DNA from Halobellus sp. MBLA0158. It encodes these proteins:
- a CDS encoding alpha/beta fold hydrolase, yielding MDTVTHHGRETAYRTVDRGGAGPAVLAVHGSGGTHRVWTPQSTLADEYPITALDLSGHGESDDVAAEPGYETLSAYVDDAVAVAEAVDADVILGNSLGGAVALQAALEREVDLDGLLLTGTGARLPVLDDVLQWVKDDFDRVVEFFHEPDHLFHDANERTLELSRRALRQTGRATMERDLLTAHDFDVRDRLGEIAVPALAAVGEYDRLTPPHYHERLRKDIPDCELRILDDAAHLAMLERPDAFNDAVADFLDRRVGD
- a CDS encoding DUF5822 domain-containing protein, with the protein product MQPVETSDPDGVDYGWVMQTTFVLTIVVGAPVVALLSLRTPLPTWGARVEFAIRVGAVVWIVVALAVYAYARRFDAGDGGRDPDEIDGDEGS
- a CDS encoding translation initiation factor eIF-2B, yielding MIDETIAEIREMQTHSSSVVAVKATQALSELAARDHATVEEFERDLERNASALKRANPSHASLFNAMETVLVNVVDRKDTVDEAKELLDEVIDRVVEDVREGKSRAAQKAVSTFEDGETFLTHDYSSTVLEAVETAAGEGRDLTAYVTEARPRFLGRKTARRLAAVDGIEPHLLVDGAAGSFLGECDRVIVGMDCIVQDTLYNRVGTYPIVATANHLGVPVTVVGSAAKIVDDGFVFENEYRSPAEVSLEPIEDVLIENPAYDATPTDLIDQVITDNGVREP
- a CDS encoding GNAT family N-acetyltransferase, with the translated sequence MSVNVETRVDAPGSAEYAEAAWDLKERIREREGVLKQRRTFFVDAYRRAEDHLLFEEDDLVGFASVRRDGYILFLAVAPERRGEGYGKRLVAAALQDHDSISCHARATNEDALSFYEHLGFEIQRRITGYYEDGGDAYYLRLGDGATLRERFADFFRRSVVGE
- a CDS encoding DUF456 family protein, giving the protein MDLFAWLALGLAAFAVVGAALPLLPGGALSVAAVALYWWSTGYADPSLPVVIALVAVGLLTMAVDYFGGAIAARAGGASLATTAAAVVVGVVLLFVAGPVGFVFGLAATVFAVEFAQHADADASLRIALYSTVGVLASTVAQVLLTGSVLVALALVVAF